A segment of the Flavobacteriales bacterium genome:
AGGTCCACGATCTGGTCCTTCACCTCTTCGGGGTTCGCGCTGGCCAGATCCATCTTGTTGAGGATGGGGATGATCTCCAGGTCGTGCTCTAAGGCGAGGTAGAGATTGCTGATGGTCTGCGCTTGGATGCCCTGCGTAGCGTCCACGATGAGCAACGCGCCTTCGCAAGCGGCGATGCTGCGGCTCACCTCGTAGCTGAAATCCACATGGCCCGGGGTATCGATGAGGTTCAGGATGTACCTCTGCCCATTGAGGGTGTAGTCCATCTGAATCGCCTTGCTCTTGATGGTGATGCCGCGCTCACGTTCCAGATCCATATCGTCCAGGGCCTGGGCCTGCATGTCGCGGTCGGCAATGGTGCCGGTCATCTGCAGAAGGCGATCGGCCAGGGTGCTCTTGCCGTGGTCGATATGTGCGATGATGCAGAAGTTGCGGATGTGATCCATGATTCGGGCGCGACGGGTCGTTCTTCGGCGCGCGAATGTATCCCAAGGCCTTGCGCGATGAGGGCAAGGCGTTACCTTGGTAGGCTCCAATCCGAAGACAGGCAACCATTGCGTGGTTCGGCCATCCTCAATCAGCAACCCCTTACCTCCGCTCCGCATGGCATACGGCAACCCCATTCGACCCCTTACCCTCTTGGCGCTGGCGCTCGGCTGCAGTGCCATGGCCCAGAATGGCAATGAAGACCACCCGGGCCTGATCCAGGTTGAGGCCGATCGGCCCGGTCTGGGATCCGCGCCATCCAATGGCATGTCCGGTGACGCCCAGTTAAGCGGCCTCGACACACCCTCTGACCTGGCCATGAAACCCCTCGGCTTAATGGCTGCCACAGCATTCACGCCCGATGGCGACGGGCTGAATGACAAGTTCTTCCCCTTCTTTATGGGCATGAACCTGAGCCTCAGCCGTTTTCAGGTCTTCGACCGATGGGGGCGCAGCCTGTTCATGAGCACTTCTGGCGAAGGTTGGGATGGGGCCTTCGGCGTTGGGGGGGCCGCCATGCCGATGGGGGTATATGTCTGGCGCCTTGAGGCTTGGCCGAACGGCTCACAGGACAAATTGGACCTTTCCGGCTCGGTGACCCTGATCCGTTAGGGCCGCATCTCCGCTGTGGGGAGTAGTTTAGAGGGCCGGGCGAGGCAACCAAAAGAGCCACGGCCGCATCATCTAGCACGGATTGCCATGACCGATGAAGAACTCGTTTCCGGGTGCATCCATGGCGAGCCCATCGCGCAGAAGGCCCTCTATAAGGCCTATGCCAGGAAGATGATGAGCATTTGCATGCGTTACGCCGGGAATCGGGAACAGGCCCAGGACATGCTCCAGGACGGCTTCGTGAAGGTGTTCCAGAAGATCGATCACTACCGGGGCGACGGCCCCTTGGGTGGCTGGATCGCGCGGACCATGGTGAATACGGCCCTCGACCACATCCGCCGCAGCAAGCCTTACGACCACAGCGTTGACCTCACCGAGGCCGAGCACCTGCACCAAGCTGACGAGCAAGTGCTCACCACCATGAGCACGGATGAGCTCATGGATCTCATCCAAGCGCTGCCTCCCGGCTACCGCACGGTCTTCAACCTGTTCGCAATCGAGGGCTTCGCCCACAAGGAAATCGCCGAGCAGCTCGGCATCTCCGAGAACACGAGCAAATCGCAATTCATGAAAGCGCGGGCCTACCTGCGCAAGCTGCTGCCCAAAGAAGTGGGCGCGCCTTACGCCAACGACCATGAAGAATAGCCTGAACGACCTCCTGCGCGAGCGCTTCCAGGGCCATGAGGCTCCGGTTGATCCCGGCACTTGGGCCGTAATCGAGGCCAAGCTGCTTACAGCGGCTCCTGCAAGCGACCCTGTTAACGACCTGTTCCGCGAGCGTTTCCAAGGCCACGAGAGCGCTGTTGACCCGAGCGCTTGGAGCGGAATCAGCAACCGGCTCGGGCACCCAGTGTCGGGTGCGGGATGGTCCGGCCTATACGGATGGATGGCTGCGGGTGTGGCGGGCGTGGTGGCCATAGGTGCACTGGTGATGACCCTTGGCGGCAAGCCCGTTGAAACCGCCGTAGCGGCTCCCGTGGAAACCGACGAGTTGCCTGAACCCGTAGCGGTGGCCGAGGTCGGCATTGTTAGCCAGCAAGTCGACGCCAAGGTCCTTGAGCCTGCGGTCCCAAAGGTTCGCCAAGCAGCGCCGAAGGCTATTCCATCGCCCCAGGATGAACATGTGACTACGGTTCCGAAGGTCACTGAACCCTTGGCTCAAGCTCCGGAAGAGGCCGTTGTGGTGGACCGGATCATCGAGGACCTCACCGTGCGCACCATGCTCGATGTGCTGACCAGTGATGAAAGACCGGACCCGAAGACCTCCACTAATGACCAATCATTGGATGGGGATGAGCGCGGAGACCGTTATGAGCAGGAAGTGGTAGCCCCGATTGTCGAAGAGTCCATCAAGCTCTTCATGCCCAACACCTTCACCCCGAATGGCGACGGCATCAACGACACTTATCGGATCCTGCCCCGAACGGGTTTCGAACGCGTCGTGGTGCGGGTCTACTCCATGAAGAACAACCAGCTCGTTTTCAGCTCAACCAGCATCGACGAAGAGTGGCAGGGCCTGAATTGCGACGACGGCATGTACCTGGTGGCCGTTGAAGCCCAGCTGCCCGATGGCCACGTGCTAGCCGATGGCAAGGTGGTGTGGCTGAACCGAATCGGCACCAATTGAGGCTCAGCGGGATGCGCTGTGTAAGTTTGCCGGCCCTCCGTGGTGAAGGCTGAATCCCAGCTCATGAAAATGATGAAGCCCTACGTCTTTGCCTGCGCCTCCATGGTGCTCACCATCAGCACCACTGCACAGGCACCGGTGCTGATGAGCGAGGCGGATTACCAAGCGGCCAAGACCAGCGGTTCGCTTGCACCGGGCGCCGTGCCGTTCACGCCGCCCGCAGAAACAGACCTGCTGCCGCCGGGTGGTCCGGAGCGCGGTGGCGGGAGCGATGATTGCGAGTGCTGGATTGAGCCCGATGCCTCCTACACCTTGGCCATGGCGCCGAACGACGACGGCTCCACTGCCAACCTGCCGCTCGGCTTCACTTTCGACCTCTACGGCGACACCTACACGTCGTGCTTCATCAACAACAACGGGAACATCTCGTTCCTGCAAGCCTTTGGGACATTCAGCGCAACGGCCTTCCCCAATGCGAACAACCGCATGGTGGCTCCCTTCTGGGCCGATGTGGATACCCGGGGGAACGGCGGTCAGGTCTGGTACAAGATCACCCCGACGGCCATGTATGTGAACTGGGTGGGCGTGGGTTACTTCAACCAGCAAACCGATAAGCGCAACTGGTTTCAGGTGATCATCACCGATGGCAATGATCCGGTGATCGGCATCGGGAAGAACGTGAGCTTCTGCTACAAGGACATGCAGTGGACCACGGGCAGCGCTTCTCAGGGCGTCGGTGGATTCGGTGGCATACCTGCAACCGTTGGCGCCAACCGGGGCAATGGCACCGACTTCATCCAGTTCGGGCGATTCGATCAAGCAGGCATCGCCTACGACGGGCCCTTCGGGAATCCGGATGGTGTGAGCTGGCTCGACTTCAAGAACTTCGTGTTCACCACGGTGACCAGCACGCAGAACATCCCCCCCATCGCTGCTGGCCTTTATCTCTGCGATACCCTGCGCGCCTGCGTGGGACAGACCGCGGATCTGGAGCTCACCTTCCTCTCCCCCGAGAACAACCAGACCACGGTGGCCACATCAAGCGCGC
Coding sequences within it:
- a CDS encoding gliding motility-associated C-terminal domain-containing protein, giving the protein MALALGCSAMAQNGNEDHPGLIQVEADRPGLGSAPSNGMSGDAQLSGLDTPSDLAMKPLGLMAATAFTPDGDGLNDKFFPFFMGMNLSLSRFQVFDRWGRSLFMSTSGEGWDGAFGVGGAAMPMGVYVWRLEAWPNGSQDKLDLSGSVTLIR
- a CDS encoding sigma-70 family RNA polymerase sigma factor, whose amino-acid sequence is MTDEELVSGCIHGEPIAQKALYKAYARKMMSICMRYAGNREQAQDMLQDGFVKVFQKIDHYRGDGPLGGWIARTMVNTALDHIRRSKPYDHSVDLTEAEHLHQADEQVLTTMSTDELMDLIQALPPGYRTVFNLFAIEGFAHKEIAEQLGISENTSKSQFMKARAYLRKLLPKEVGAPYANDHEE
- a CDS encoding gliding motility-associated C-terminal domain-containing protein; the encoded protein is MKNSLNDLLRERFQGHEAPVDPGTWAVIEAKLLTAAPASDPVNDLFRERFQGHESAVDPSAWSGISNRLGHPVSGAGWSGLYGWMAAGVAGVVAIGALVMTLGGKPVETAVAAPVETDELPEPVAVAEVGIVSQQVDAKVLEPAVPKVRQAAPKAIPSPQDEHVTTVPKVTEPLAQAPEEAVVVDRIIEDLTVRTMLDVLTSDERPDPKTSTNDQSLDGDERGDRYEQEVVAPIVEESIKLFMPNTFTPNGDGINDTYRILPRTGFERVVVRVYSMKNNQLVFSSTSIDEEWQGLNCDDGMYLVAVEAQLPDGHVLADGKVVWLNRIGTN